A single genomic interval of Bacillus smithii harbors:
- a CDS encoding ISL3 family transposase, with translation MHSHFITKLLGLEDVEITHVEDQITHFEIHIQTPVKVQKCPCCQKETSSVHDDRIQKIRDVKVFEKYCFLILRKRRYRCKSCGKRFYEPYSFLERYQRHTKRLLQALLVKVREYNFKQVAKETGLGHSTVIRLFDKYYSYDNKALPKVLAIDELKGTSETGKYQCIIGDPVNRRVYDIIPNRNLSTLKEYFRTLPREKVQMVVMDMWQPYKTLALKSFDKPILVVDRFHYVRHNVWALERVRKRVQKNFQEKDRKSMKKLRYLLHKPHAHLNADEMEQLNYFFSLALDLKKAYIVKETFHKWLKESDKTNAKRNLEHLYKVIEESGLEEYQYMKRTFKNWEKEILNSFLFPYTNGFIEGINNKIKVIKRMSYGIRNFKRLRNKALCSLI, from the coding sequence ATGCATTCTCATTTTATCACAAAACTGCTTGGGTTAGAAGATGTTGAAATCACTCATGTAGAGGATCAAATCACTCACTTTGAAATCCATATTCAAACGCCTGTAAAAGTTCAAAAATGCCCCTGCTGTCAGAAGGAAACTTCCTCTGTCCATGATGATCGAATTCAAAAGATTCGTGATGTAAAGGTCTTTGAAAAATATTGTTTTCTCATCTTGAGAAAGCGCCGATACAGATGTAAGTCCTGTGGAAAACGGTTCTACGAACCCTATTCTTTTCTAGAGCGTTACCAGCGCCACACGAAACGACTCCTCCAAGCTCTTTTGGTTAAAGTGAGGGAGTATAACTTTAAGCAGGTTGCCAAGGAAACAGGACTTGGGCATTCCACCGTCATTCGGCTCTTTGACAAGTACTATTCCTATGACAATAAGGCCCTCCCGAAAGTTCTGGCCATTGATGAATTGAAAGGGACTTCTGAAACGGGCAAGTACCAATGTATCATTGGCGATCCTGTAAACCGAAGGGTTTACGATATCATTCCTAACAGGAATCTATCCACCCTAAAGGAATACTTCCGTACACTTCCAAGGGAGAAAGTGCAGATGGTGGTCATGGATATGTGGCAGCCCTACAAGACGCTCGCTTTGAAAAGTTTTGATAAACCGATTCTGGTGGTCGATCGATTCCATTATGTTCGGCATAATGTATGGGCATTGGAACGGGTAAGGAAGAGAGTCCAGAAAAACTTTCAAGAGAAGGATCGTAAATCCATGAAGAAGTTGCGTTATCTGCTTCATAAGCCACATGCCCATTTGAATGCAGATGAAATGGAACAGCTGAACTATTTCTTTTCACTGGCCCTTGACTTAAAGAAGGCCTATATCGTAAAAGAGACCTTCCATAAGTGGCTGAAGGAAAGTGACAAAACAAACGCCAAAAGAAACCTTGAGCACCTCTATAAGGTCATAGAGGAATCGGGACTCGAAGAATATCAATACATGAAAAGAACGTTCAAAAACTGGGAAAAGGAGATCTTAAATTCCTTTCTCTTCCCCTACACCAACGGATTTATTGAGGGGATCAACAACAAGATAAAGGTCATTAAACGAATGTCATATGGCATTCGGAATTTTAAGAGACTAAGAAATAAAGCTTTATGTTCACTCATCTAG
- the dapA gene encoding 4-hydroxy-tetrahydrodipicolinate synthase translates to MVSLGRISTAMVTPFDSKGNIDFRKTTQLVEYLIENGTDSLVVSGTTGESPTLTTEEKIALFQHVKKVANGRVPIIAGTGSYNTQATVELTKKAEEVGVDAILLVTPYYNKPNQEGLYQHYKTVAEATSLPIILYNVPGRTGVTLQPETVIRLSRIPNIVAVKEASGNLDAMAEIIANTDDDFALYSGDDALTLPVLAIGGNGVISVASHIVGNEMQEMITAFFDGDLSKAAKLHQKLLPLMRGLFAAPSPVPVKTALQMKGMDPGPVRLPLVPLTEEERNKLAELLNRL, encoded by the coding sequence ATGGTTTCTTTAGGTCGGATTTCGACCGCAATGGTTACACCCTTTGATTCAAAAGGAAATATAGATTTCCGAAAAACAACTCAGCTGGTCGAATATTTGATTGAAAATGGGACGGATTCTCTTGTTGTTTCAGGCACGACGGGAGAATCGCCCACTTTAACAACGGAAGAAAAAATCGCTCTGTTTCAACACGTTAAAAAAGTAGCAAACGGGCGCGTACCGATCATTGCCGGTACTGGCTCCTACAATACACAAGCTACTGTTGAGTTGACGAAAAAAGCAGAGGAAGTCGGAGTAGATGCAATTCTGCTCGTGACCCCATATTATAATAAGCCGAATCAAGAAGGGTTGTACCAACATTACAAAACAGTTGCAGAAGCAACTTCTTTGCCGATCATCCTTTACAACGTGCCGGGGAGAACAGGTGTTACGTTGCAGCCTGAAACGGTGATTAGGCTGTCTCGTATTCCTAATATAGTGGCAGTAAAAGAAGCGAGCGGAAACTTAGATGCAATGGCAGAAATTATCGCCAATACAGACGATGATTTTGCCCTTTACAGTGGAGATGATGCTTTGACGCTTCCTGTTTTAGCGATCGGAGGAAACGGAGTTATCTCGGTTGCTTCCCATATTGTGGGAAATGAAATGCAGGAAATGATTACGGCCTTTTTCGACGGTGATCTTTCCAAAGCGGCAAAACTTCATCAAAAACTTCTTCCTCTTATGCGAGGGCTGTTTGCTGCGCCGAGTCCTGTTCCGGTCAAAACAGCACTGCAAATGAAAGGAATGGATCCGGGACCTGTACGTCTTCCGCTTGTGCCGTTAACGGAAGAGGAACGAAACAAACTGGCAGAATTGCTCAATCGTTTATAA
- the dapG gene encoding aspartate kinase, translated as MKIVVQKFGGTSVRDEKSRLSAKRHIQKAINEGYKVVVVVSAMGRKGEPYATDTLLSLVEGARTKLSKREQDLLMSCGEIISSLVFTNMLLEHDISAVALTGAQAGFLTNCDYTNAKILEMKCDRVKKELETHDAVVVAGFQGADKYGEITTIGRGGSDTSAAALGAALGAEWIDIFTDVDGIMTADPRIVENARPLSVVTYNEVCNMAYQGAKVIHPRAVEIAMQAKVPIRIRSTYSDEVGTLVTTLSKQNKGTDIKERLVTGIAHVSDIAQIKVKAKKDQYDLQSEVFKAMANEKISVDFINISPTGVVYTVQEDMADRAVAILNELGYEPIVEKGCAKVSVVGAGMTGVPGVTAKIVTALSEEGVRILQSADSHTTIWVLVKKEDLVKAVNALHSAFHLEDEQNEYEATINI; from the coding sequence TTGAAAATAGTGGTACAAAAATTCGGCGGGACATCTGTACGTGATGAAAAGTCACGATTAAGCGCAAAAAGACATATTCAAAAAGCAATTAATGAAGGATATAAAGTAGTCGTTGTCGTTTCCGCCATGGGGCGCAAAGGAGAGCCGTATGCGACTGATACGCTCCTTTCCCTGGTGGAAGGGGCGCGGACTAAGCTAAGCAAACGCGAACAAGATTTGCTAATGTCGTGCGGAGAAATCATTTCTAGCCTTGTCTTTACGAATATGCTTCTCGAACACGATATTTCCGCTGTCGCTCTTACAGGGGCGCAGGCCGGCTTCTTGACAAACTGCGATTATACCAATGCGAAGATTTTGGAAATGAAATGTGATCGGGTTAAAAAGGAACTGGAAACTCACGATGCGGTTGTAGTCGCCGGATTCCAAGGTGCTGACAAATACGGTGAGATCACAACTATCGGACGTGGCGGTAGTGATACGTCTGCGGCTGCACTTGGAGCTGCATTAGGCGCAGAATGGATCGACATATTCACGGACGTGGATGGGATTATGACGGCTGATCCTCGTATTGTCGAAAATGCTCGGCCTTTATCGGTTGTTACTTATAATGAAGTATGCAATATGGCCTATCAAGGAGCAAAAGTCATTCATCCGCGTGCAGTAGAAATTGCCATGCAGGCGAAAGTGCCAATCCGCATTCGTTCCACATACTCCGATGAAGTAGGAACGCTTGTCACAACGCTGAGCAAACAGAATAAAGGCACCGATATAAAAGAAAGGCTAGTGACTGGAATCGCTCATGTCTCTGATATAGCACAAATCAAAGTGAAAGCGAAAAAAGATCAATATGATTTGCAGTCCGAAGTGTTTAAAGCGATGGCTAATGAAAAAATCAGCGTTGATTTTATCAATATTTCGCCGACAGGTGTGGTATACACTGTGCAAGAAGACATGGCCGATCGGGCTGTGGCCATTTTGAATGAACTTGGTTATGAGCCTATTGTCGAAAAAGGATGCGCGAAAGTTTCGGTTGTAGGAGCCGGAATGACGGGAGTTCCTGGAGTTACAGCGAAGATTGTGACCGCTCTGTCTGAAGAAGGAGTACGGATATTGCAATCAGCGGATAGCCATACCACCATTTGGGTGCTTGTCAAAAAAGAAGATCTTGTTAAAGCAGTAAATGCTTTGCACAGTGCTTTTCATTTAGAAGATGAACAAAATGAATACGAAGCAACCATCAACATTTAA
- the asd gene encoding aspartate-semialdehyde dehydrogenase, giving the protein MTNNGFHVAVVGATGAVGQRMIETLEKRNFPIRKLTLLSSSRSAGKTLTFKNEEITVQEAKPESFEGVDIALFSAGGSVSKQLAPEAAKRGAVVIDNTSAFRMDPEVPLVVPEVNKEDLKKHKGIIANPNCSTIQMVVALEPIRQKYGLKKVIVSTYQAVSGAGAKAINELNEQTKAIINGEEFTPAVLPVASDPKHYQIAFNAIPQIDKFQDNGFTFEEMKMINETKKIMHLPELKIAATCVRLPVAVGHSESVYFEIEKEGVTARDIQDLIKTAPGAVLQDDPAEQIYPMPADSVGKNEVFVGRIRKDLDEEKGFHMWVVSDNLLKGAAWNSVQIAETLIEMGLLK; this is encoded by the coding sequence TTGACGAACAATGGTTTTCACGTAGCAGTAGTTGGCGCAACAGGTGCAGTAGGACAACGAATGATTGAAACGTTGGAAAAACGTAATTTTCCAATTCGGAAACTGACACTTTTATCTTCTTCCCGATCAGCGGGAAAGACCCTTACGTTTAAAAATGAGGAGATTACTGTACAAGAAGCTAAGCCGGAAAGTTTTGAAGGCGTAGATATTGCATTGTTTAGCGCAGGAGGAAGCGTCTCAAAACAGCTCGCCCCGGAAGCTGCTAAAAGAGGAGCAGTTGTCATAGACAATACAAGCGCATTTCGGATGGATCCGGAAGTTCCGTTAGTGGTCCCTGAAGTGAATAAAGAAGATTTAAAGAAACATAAAGGAATTATTGCCAATCCAAACTGCTCCACTATTCAAATGGTAGTCGCGCTTGAACCGATTCGCCAAAAATACGGGCTGAAAAAAGTAATCGTTTCTACCTACCAAGCTGTATCAGGAGCAGGAGCCAAAGCCATCAACGAATTGAATGAACAAACAAAAGCCATTATCAACGGAGAAGAATTTACACCGGCCGTTTTGCCAGTTGCTTCAGATCCAAAGCATTATCAAATTGCCTTTAATGCCATTCCGCAAATTGATAAATTTCAGGATAATGGCTTTACGTTTGAAGAAATGAAAATGATCAATGAAACAAAAAAAATCATGCATTTGCCTGAGTTGAAAATTGCCGCAACCTGCGTGAGATTGCCGGTAGCTGTCGGGCACTCTGAATCCGTTTATTTCGAAATTGAAAAAGAAGGGGTCACAGCCCGCGACATACAAGATTTGATTAAGACTGCACCAGGAGCAGTTTTACAGGACGATCCAGCTGAACAAATTTATCCGATGCCTGCTGATTCCGTCGGAAAGAATGAAGTGTTTGTAGGACGAATCCGCAAAGATTTAGATGAAGAGAAAGGCTTCCATATGTGGGTCGTTTCTGATAACCTATTAAAAGGAGCAGCATGGAATTCTGTCCAAATCGCTGAAACTTTAATTGAAATGGGATTATTGAAGTAA
- a CDS encoding dipicolinate synthase subunit B — protein MTLKGKRIGFGLTGSHCTYDEVFPELEKLTKTGAEVVPIVTYTVQNTSTRFGEGEEWVKKIEKVTGNKVINTIVEAEPLGPKKPLDCMIIAPMTGNSISKFANALTDSPVLMAAKATLRNQKPVVLGISTNDALGLNGVNIMRLMASKNIFFIPFGQDDPVQKPTSMVARMSLLQETVEKALEGKQLQPVIIERFHDNV, from the coding sequence ATGACGTTAAAAGGAAAACGAATTGGTTTCGGATTGACAGGATCGCACTGCACGTATGATGAGGTGTTTCCGGAATTGGAAAAACTGACGAAGACAGGAGCAGAAGTGGTGCCGATTGTAACATATACCGTCCAAAATACATCCACGAGATTTGGTGAAGGAGAAGAATGGGTAAAGAAAATAGAGAAAGTAACAGGCAATAAAGTCATAAACACTATTGTGGAAGCGGAACCGCTCGGACCGAAAAAACCGCTCGATTGCATGATTATTGCACCGATGACGGGAAACTCGATCAGTAAATTTGCCAATGCATTGACAGATTCACCGGTGCTGATGGCGGCTAAAGCGACTTTGCGAAATCAAAAACCGGTTGTTCTTGGCATATCTACGAATGATGCTCTTGGATTAAACGGGGTAAATATTATGCGTTTAATGGCATCGAAAAATATCTTTTTTATCCCATTTGGTCAAGATGATCCTGTCCAAAAGCCAACTTCTATGGTAGCACGTATGTCCTTATTGCAGGAGACAGTAGAAAAAGCTTTGGAAGGAAAACAACTTCAGCCAGTGATTATTGAAAGGTTTCATGACAACGTGTAA
- the dpaA gene encoding dipicolinic acid synthetase subunit A produces MLTGMQIAVIGGDARELEIITKLTELNAKLFLAGFEQLNHAYPGAVKEKMEDIPFFEIDAIILPVAGTNHEGVVETIFSDERVVLTKDMLQATPQHCTVYSGISNQYLNDLTKRTNRKLVKLFERDDVAIYNSIPTAEGAIMIAIQNTDFTIHGSNVVVLGFGRVGMSVARAFDQLGANTKVGARKSEHLARISEMGMTPFHLKDLKNMVRDADIVINTIPHLVVTASVIANMPSHTIIIDLASKPGGTDFRYAEKRGIKAISALSLPGIVAPKTAGQILANVLAKLLKEDVFKRRENISL; encoded by the coding sequence ATGTTAACAGGCATGCAAATTGCAGTAATCGGCGGAGATGCCCGCGAATTGGAAATCATCACAAAATTAACAGAATTAAACGCCAAATTGTTTTTAGCCGGATTTGAACAATTGAATCATGCTTATCCCGGGGCTGTGAAAGAGAAAATGGAGGACATTCCTTTTTTCGAAATTGATGCCATCATATTGCCTGTAGCGGGAACCAATCATGAGGGAGTGGTTGAAACCATTTTTTCTGATGAGCGGGTTGTCCTTACAAAAGATATGCTCCAAGCCACTCCCCAACATTGCACCGTTTATTCAGGTATTAGCAATCAATACTTGAACGATTTAACCAAAAGAACAAACCGAAAATTGGTCAAATTATTTGAACGTGATGATGTCGCTATTTATAACTCGATTCCAACCGCTGAAGGAGCGATTATGATTGCTATTCAAAATACAGATTTCACGATTCACGGTTCGAATGTCGTCGTTCTCGGCTTTGGCAGAGTCGGGATGAGTGTAGCAAGAGCCTTTGATCAATTGGGGGCAAATACGAAAGTGGGGGCAAGAAAAAGTGAGCATTTAGCAAGAATATCTGAAATGGGAATGACGCCTTTCCATCTTAAAGATTTAAAAAATATGGTTCGTGATGCGGATATTGTCATCAATACTATTCCGCATTTAGTAGTAACGGCTTCCGTAATTGCCAACATGCCATCTCATACCATAATCATCGATCTAGCTTCCAAACCGGGAGGAACCGATTTTCGCTATGCGGAAAAACGAGGGATAAAAGCCATATCGGCACTCAGTCTTCCGGGAATAGTCGCTCCCAAAACAGCCGGGCAAATTTTGGCCAATGTGTTGGCAAAGCTTTTAAAAGAAGATGTTTTTAAACGAAGGGAGAATATTTCCTTATGA
- a CDS encoding YlmC/YmxH family sporulation protein, which translates to MRLSELSGKEIVDLKKAERLGVLGQTDLEFNEKTGQIYELVIPTGKRLVKKQNAEIRVPWQRIKTIGSDMIILEVPEQS; encoded by the coding sequence ATGCGACTTAGCGAATTAAGCGGAAAAGAAATCGTCGATTTGAAAAAAGCAGAAAGACTTGGTGTCTTAGGGCAAACGGACTTGGAATTTAACGAAAAAACCGGCCAAATCTATGAATTGGTTATTCCAACCGGTAAACGGCTGGTTAAAAAACAGAATGCCGAGATTCGCGTGCCATGGCAACGTATCAAAACGATCGGCTCTGATATGATTATATTAGAAGTGCCTGAACAGTCTTAA
- a CDS encoding FeoB-associated Cys-rich membrane protein, giving the protein MDWLLPIYYLSSFIKADNYSSKGSEGVMIISSFIGAVVFGYAGYTLYRYIQRTKQGGYCAHCSLKDKCTTKCETVKKESISH; this is encoded by the coding sequence ATGGATTGGCTATTGCCTATCTATTATCTTTCATCATTTATCAAGGCGGACAACTATTCATCTAAAGGAAGTGAAGGCGTGATGATCATCAGTAGTTTCATTGGGGCAGTGGTTTTCGGCTATGCTGGATACACTTTATATCGATATATTCAAAGAACGAAACAAGGCGGGTATTGTGCTCACTGTTCTCTAAAAGACAAATGCACAACGAAATGTGAAACGGTCAAGAAAGAGTCTATCTCTCATTGA
- the feoB gene encoding ferrous iron transport protein B, with translation MSQTALIGNPNTGKTSLFNSLTGSYEHVGNWSGVTIEKKIGKLKTEDGFLIDLPGVYSLHPLSKDEAVVIRYMLHEHPQTLLNIVDASLLERNLQLTVQLLEYGKPLILCLNMVDVAERRGLKIDDRLLSKRLGVPVIPVIARKGEGCQEISVLLNQTIQTKPIAIFYGDMVERAIDSIVRLLPENLPFSARWLALHLLEQNPYAMEFAQEWISEEELKQQIEAVSQELKKHGDSTVSRSIFNTRKNWISQIVNECVVMEEKASAVNWTKRIDDVLTHKILGVPIFLAFMYLLFMMTFNWIGTPLSDMLDRFFNGPLTKWMEQLLVSIHAGPFVRALVLNGIVGGVGGVLVFIPQIFVLFFFISFLEDSGYMARAALVMDRLMEKVGLNGKAFIPMVIGFGCNVPGVMAARTIEQPKERLLTILLTPLMSCSARLPVYALFTGAFFDHHQGEIVFSLYVLGISVAFLLAKLFSSTVLKNEASIFVIELPPYRVPQWKTLWLSTWDKGKGFVRKAGTFIFGGSVFIWLLSYMGPGGIGVSMDESFLAKIGGLIAPLLVPLGFGTWQAASSLLTGFLAKEVVVSTMNIIYHAANTSSLKGVITGNFTPLSAYSFIVFILLYVPCVATVAAIRHETGSKKWTFFSIGYGLAIAYLLSFIIYQGGQLFI, from the coding sequence ATGAGCCAGACAGCACTCATCGGAAATCCGAATACCGGAAAAACTTCTTTGTTCAACAGCTTGACCGGTTCCTACGAACACGTGGGAAACTGGAGCGGTGTGACGATTGAGAAAAAGATTGGCAAGTTAAAAACAGAAGATGGATTTTTAATCGATTTACCGGGAGTATACTCACTTCATCCTCTATCAAAAGACGAAGCGGTTGTCATTCGATATATGCTTCATGAACATCCGCAAACACTATTAAATATTGTAGATGCATCGTTATTGGAACGGAATTTGCAGTTGACAGTCCAACTTCTGGAATACGGAAAACCGCTTATTCTTTGCCTAAATATGGTCGATGTTGCAGAGCGGAGAGGTTTGAAAATTGATGACCGGCTTCTTTCCAAACGATTGGGTGTGCCTGTTATCCCCGTCATTGCTCGAAAAGGAGAGGGATGTCAGGAAATTAGCGTGTTATTAAATCAAACGATTCAAACAAAGCCTATTGCTATTTTCTATGGTGATATGGTAGAAAGGGCCATTGATTCGATCGTTCGTTTGTTGCCGGAGAATCTGCCTTTTTCGGCGCGGTGGCTGGCTCTGCATTTGCTTGAACAAAATCCATATGCGATGGAATTTGCTCAAGAATGGATTTCAGAAGAAGAGCTGAAACAGCAGATTGAGGCGGTCAGTCAGGAGCTGAAAAAACATGGCGACTCCACGGTGAGCCGTTCGATATTCAATACAAGAAAAAATTGGATCAGTCAAATCGTCAACGAATGCGTCGTCATGGAGGAGAAAGCATCCGCCGTCAACTGGACAAAACGAATAGATGACGTTCTTACTCATAAAATTTTGGGGGTTCCGATCTTTCTCGCTTTTATGTATTTATTGTTTATGATGACGTTTAATTGGATCGGTACTCCGCTTTCGGACATGTTGGACCGTTTTTTTAACGGTCCGCTTACAAAGTGGATGGAACAATTGTTGGTTTCGATCCATGCCGGGCCGTTTGTGCGGGCGTTGGTGCTTAATGGAATTGTCGGAGGAGTCGGTGGAGTTTTAGTGTTTATACCGCAAATTTTTGTGTTATTTTTCTTTATTTCTTTCCTTGAAGATTCCGGGTATATGGCTCGAGCGGCGTTAGTGATGGACCGATTGATGGAAAAAGTCGGACTAAACGGCAAAGCTTTTATTCCGATGGTCATTGGTTTCGGTTGCAACGTCCCCGGCGTGATGGCCGCGAGAACGATCGAACAGCCGAAAGAACGGCTGCTTACGATTTTACTGACGCCTCTCATGTCCTGTTCGGCAAGGCTTCCCGTCTATGCCTTGTTTACGGGAGCGTTTTTTGATCATCATCAAGGGGAAATCGTGTTCTCATTATATGTACTTGGAATCTCGGTCGCATTCTTATTGGCAAAATTGTTCTCCAGCACCGTTCTAAAAAACGAAGCTTCCATTTTTGTCATTGAACTTCCGCCGTATCGAGTACCACAATGGAAAACGCTATGGCTCAGTACTTGGGATAAAGGCAAAGGCTTTGTACGCAAGGCGGGTACGTTTATTTTTGGAGGCTCGGTGTTTATTTGGCTGCTTTCTTATATGGGTCCCGGAGGCATTGGGGTTTCTATGGACGAAAGCTTTTTAGCGAAAATTGGCGGTTTAATCGCTCCTTTGCTTGTTCCGCTGGGATTTGGTACTTGGCAGGCGGCTAGCAGTTTACTAACAGGTTTTCTGGCAAAAGAAGTGGTCGTGTCGACGATGAATATTATTTACCATGCGGCAAACACCTCGTCCTTAAAAGGCGTTATTACGGGGAACTTTACTCCGTTATCCGCTTATAGTTTTATCGTATTTATTTTGCTGTATGTCCCATGTGTGGCGACGGTTGCTGCCATTCGACACGAAACGGGTTCGAAAAAGTGGACGTTCTTTTCGATCGGATATGGATTGGCTATTGCCTATCTATTATCTTTCATCATTTATCAAGGCGGACAACTATTCATCTAA
- a CDS encoding FeoA family protein: protein MTLTELKEGESAYITTLEGVQQLVKKRLLHIGLDEGSYVTLHRILPIGGPCLLECSGQMIGIRRKDARKIKVKKI, encoded by the coding sequence ATGACGCTAACTGAATTGAAAGAAGGAGAAAGCGCTTATATCACTACTTTAGAAGGAGTACAGCAACTTGTGAAAAAGCGTTTATTGCATATAGGGTTAGACGAAGGATCATATGTGACATTACACCGCATTTTGCCGATTGGAGGACCATGTCTATTAGAATGCTCCGGTCAAATGATTGGAATTCGTCGCAAAGATGCCAGGAAAATTAAGGTGAAAAAGATATGA
- the yidC gene encoding membrane protein insertase YidC, translated as MKKYFSLLTFILFSSVLLSGCSSAQQKGHFFHDYFVEPFVKLIHAIGSFLGGNYALAIIVITLLVRIILMPLMLNTMKKQQEMKEKMDKIKPEVEKIQKRIKSAKTKEEQMKLQQEMMQLYQKHEINPFSMGCLPIVIQMPIWMALYYAIRISEDIKKADFLWFKLGHPDIPMAIIAGIMYYFQFRVSMIGVPEDQKKQMQIMGLMSPLMILFISFSTPAALPLYWAVSGLFLIGQTWLSKKFYEKQKAREGQ; from the coding sequence TTGAAAAAATACTTTTCGTTATTGACCTTTATTCTTTTTTCTTCTGTTCTTTTATCCGGATGTTCCAGCGCCCAACAAAAGGGACATTTTTTTCATGATTACTTTGTAGAACCATTCGTAAAATTGATTCATGCCATCGGTTCCTTTTTGGGCGGAAATTATGCTTTAGCGATCATCGTGATCACGTTGCTTGTGCGAATTATATTGATGCCGCTTATGTTGAACACCATGAAAAAACAGCAAGAAATGAAAGAAAAAATGGATAAAATTAAACCGGAAGTGGAAAAAATTCAGAAACGCATAAAATCGGCTAAAACAAAAGAAGAGCAGATGAAGCTGCAGCAAGAAATGATGCAGCTATATCAAAAACACGAAATCAATCCTTTTTCAATGGGCTGCCTTCCGATTGTGATCCAAATGCCGATTTGGATGGCTCTCTATTATGCAATCCGAATTTCTGAGGATATTAAAAAAGCGGACTTTTTATGGTTTAAATTAGGACATCCTGATATTCCCATGGCCATTATCGCCGGAATTATGTACTATTTCCAATTCCGTGTTTCCATGATAGGTGTTCCGGAAGACCAGAAAAAACAAATGCAAATCATGGGGCTAATGTCTCCGTTGATGATTTTGTTCATTTCGTTCTCAACCCCGGCTGCACTGCCGCTTTACTGGGCTGTCAGCGGATTGTTTCTAATTGGACAAACATGGTTGTCGAAGAAATTTTACGAAAAACAAAAAGCACGTGAAGGACAATAA
- a CDS encoding IS110 family transposase: protein MEVFIERCAGLDVHSETIVACVLIGSKDDELIKETETFPTLTKDLFRLLKWLEDHDVTHIAMESTGVYWKPVFNILEDFFDITLANAQRIKNVPGRKTDVSDAEWIAKLLRHGLIEKSFVPPVDIRELRDLTRLRKKWIGHVTSEKNRIQKVLEASNVKLSTVISDVFGVSGRKLLNRLIEKGYVDVKDVEERIHGKMASKKQQIADSLFGTINEHQLFLIRQSWQHIEYLESLITEIEQRIDVLLQKYQEELQLLLTIPGIKKDTAAVIIAEMGVDMSQFPTSQHLASWAGVCPGNKESAGKRYSTRTVKGNPPIKSAMCEAAWAVSRCRNRWLAAKYWSLAARRGKKKALVATSHRMLRIIYSMLINKEAFKEKQIN, encoded by the coding sequence ATGGAAGTATTTATTGAAAGATGTGCAGGATTGGATGTTCATTCAGAAACCATAGTGGCTTGTGTTCTGATTGGTTCAAAGGATGATGAACTAATTAAGGAAACAGAAACCTTTCCGACTTTGACCAAAGATTTATTCCGGTTGTTAAAATGGCTCGAAGACCATGATGTGACCCACATTGCGATGGAAAGTACGGGAGTCTACTGGAAACCCGTGTTCAATATCTTAGAGGACTTCTTCGATATAACCCTGGCGAACGCCCAGAGGATTAAAAACGTACCTGGAAGGAAGACGGATGTTTCTGACGCTGAATGGATTGCAAAATTATTGCGCCATGGATTAATTGAAAAGAGTTTTGTCCCTCCGGTAGATATTCGGGAGCTGCGTGATTTAACAAGGCTGAGAAAGAAATGGATTGGCCACGTAACTTCTGAGAAGAACAGGATTCAGAAAGTATTGGAAGCCTCAAATGTTAAATTAAGTACGGTCATTTCAGATGTGTTTGGGGTTTCAGGAAGAAAGCTGCTCAATCGCCTCATCGAAAAAGGATATGTAGATGTAAAGGATGTTGAAGAAAGAATTCATGGGAAAATGGCTTCGAAAAAGCAGCAGATTGCGGATTCCTTATTTGGAACAATAAACGAGCATCAGCTTTTTCTGATTCGTCAGTCCTGGCAGCACATTGAATATTTGGAATCCCTCATCACCGAAATTGAACAAAGAATTGATGTTTTATTACAGAAATATCAGGAAGAACTTCAATTACTTCTAACGATACCCGGCATTAAGAAAGACACAGCAGCCGTCATTATCGCCGAAATGGGTGTAGATATGAGTCAGTTTCCTACATCACAACATTTAGCATCATGGGCGGGAGTGTGTCCAGGGAACAAAGAAAGTGCAGGAAAACGGTATAGTACAAGGACGGTAAAAGGGAATCCACCTATCAAATCCGCCATGTGCGAGGCGGCTTGGGCAGTGTCAAGATGCCGAAACAGATGGTTAGCAGCAAAATATTGGTCATTGGCAGCACGAAGAGGAAAGAAAAAAGCACTCGTTGCCACATCGCATCGAATGCTTCGGATCATTTACTCCATGCTTATCAACAAGGAGGCTTTTAAAGAAAAGCAAATTAACTAG